From the genome of Watersipora subatra chromosome 9, tzWatSuba1.1, whole genome shotgun sequence:
ATGTGTCGATAGCCAGTGATCTGCAGATTGTCGTGAGTTCATGTGAATCTCAATATCAGTTTCGCAGCCagccaataaaatatatatgtctTGTGTTTAACATCACTGGATATAACTAAATTTGTCTTACAGAAAGTTCTGTAATGCAGGCAAATGAAATTAGAACAATTTGAGCACCATAAGGAGTGTAGGACAACTCTTAAATTAATTTCAGCATTTCAATATTAGTAGGTCGGCTATTGAAAATGTGCACAGAATaccatttattttgtttttatttatggaaAAGGCATCGTTTCCAATTTTTCATTCAAGGAGcccattttttcaatttgtttgtcAAAAGATCATTTTCAGTCAATGAATCCATTTTTTTCATTGAATTATGTTTGGAAGAGACATCATTTTTTATcaatgattcattattattatttattactcGTAGAAGAGAGATCATATCAAATTCATGagttgattttttatttatttccagTAAATGAGtccatttttaatttgttttgatTGCTTACAGATTGCGAATGTGTCAGGTATTGAGGCTGATGACATAGCTATACAATTGGATAAGGCTCTAAGAGATCAAACAAAGGTAACTACCATCATATTCTCTTCTTTAGCAGCTGATATGAGCCACTGACATTTTACTGGCACAACATCATTAGTAGCAAGTACTTGTCTGAAAGATAAGCTTGTCTCACCGACATGTGACATGTACAAACAAGTGACTCGGATTGACTTATTGGTTGAGTCGGTCATTATATGGGTTACTTTACCTGAACATTTACCAAATATGGCATCATCTAGCAGGTGACATGGTAGTACATGACACGCGAGAGTTAGCAGAGACTGTTTGCGCTAAGGATAATTTGTCTTGCCATACAGTTACTCAAGAGGAATTCAAGCTGGGCTGGTGAGTCTGACCTTCAAAAGCTTCGCCTGCTTCTCATGAACTTCAACTACAGAACGTTTGGTGAAGACTTCGTCCAATCACAGCTGAGTAAAGTTCATGGTCTAATGTCTGCTGGCATGAAGAACCTTCTTGAAGACTTTATTAAAAAACTGAATGATTCGCAGCCTCTCAAAATGGCAGAGACTCTTCCTCAGGTATCTTTTCCAATATAGCTTGTGTACAGTTGTAAAATTTCTAATATATTTTAGACAGTTCAGAGGCAAAAATTGTGATAGAGATACACAACTAACTTACAGTAACTTACATTAACTTATATTAACTTATACTGACTTATTTAAATTGATaataacttatttaaacttATACTACTTTATATTAACTTACGTTAACctatattaactaatattaactCATATTAACTTTTATTTCCTTGTACTAATTTACATTAACTTATATTAACTCATACTAACTTATAATGACCTATATTAACCTATACTAACTTATAGTAACTTATATTAACTTATACTAACTTATTCTAACTTATATAAACTTATATTAACTTCTACTGACTTATATTAACGTCTGCACACTCGTGCTTACTTGCTTCTATTAACTTATATTAACTTATTCCAACTTATACTAACTTATGCTAACTTATATAAACTTATATTAACTTCTactgacttttattaacttctACTGACTTATATTAACTTCTGCACACTCGTGCTTACTTGTGCACAACTGGTGCACTTCTAGTTGTTATGGTGATTGTAAGGAGAGCTTTGAACAAACATATAATTTGCACAGCATTCTCTTTACTCTTATATTAGATTCGTCATTGTTTGACAGATATCCCATAATGCCAAGTTATTGTTGAGTTGAGAATCAGGTGCAAACCTGCTACACTGAACCAACTATCTTGGCAGTTTAGAAGTTCCTTACTATCAGCTAATCTTATACAATAACTCACAGCCAATAAActaacttttataaaagaaaaatattcttaacacattttaaataaatgaaaacatGTACGCTGTTTGCTATATTATCTATCCGCTGACTGGTAGCCACTAGCTAGTCTGTCATTCGAGGCAAAAAACTAAACAATCTTTGCAAAACTTTTATACTTAGGATTTCTCTTTACAAAAACCACAAAGCATCACCTTAGTGTAAACCATGACCTTAGCCTAATGACAAAAGATTGCAGAGCCCTAACACTACATATACACTCTCTACACTCAAActatacaatacatacatgtatgtttacattcaacataaaatacatgtttacatgtatatataaatatttaatatatgtatagcgacataaaaaaatttagtaTGATAAATGAAATGTTGTGTTCTTCAATGTTTTTCAAGAAAATAACTAACAAGTCAGTTATACCTTTTTCCTTACCCTGATATATAGAGCTTTTTATGTTAATGAATTGTGTTGTCTTAGGGTTTGCTAACAGTCTACGACTTTCTAAGAGATACGCTAAACATGACTTTCCTTCCTCCTTTCACAAGTAACATGAGCTTTGAGGCCCTCGAATTCCTTGGAGTGTTTGATGCTGTTGAAGAAGCCCTAAATAAAACTATGACAGTAAGTAATACCCTTGTGTCTTTTTTATAGTCTGTCATATGATGTCATATGTCTAGAAACTTATTTTAGGTAAATTCTGATATCTGGattaagttttgtaaaatatattatatccaatttaaaaaattgtgataatgataatgaaataacaaattttatttaatgtttaattTCCAAAAATTGGGATAATTATTGATGAATCTTCAAAAtacttatattaataaataaaaaattaattttgtatttgAAGGCTAATTTGTAGTAACCTGATATTGATGCTAGTTTTGTATATTAAAGATTTTTATGGTACTTTGAATTTTAAATGATGAATCAACAATGACTTCATTAATTTCCAGAAGCATCAAAAGATTACACATAATTCAGTATTTCCTCTTAGTGTTGAAGGTCAAATCAATGACCATCTGGTGTCTTATGTTCAGTTTTTACTTAATGAGTTTTGGCACCACTGATTATAGCAAACTGTCTTAAACCTTGACCTTTTTTACATTTTAGCAAATAAACACCGATAAAGATCTTTCATCAAGGTGGTCTGACATTCACGGTGTCTCCAATACAGAGCGTCTTGTCATGGTTCTTCGTTTAGTTGACTACGCAGCTATTGGTCAGGGAATTATGGGAAATATAATTGAAATTATAGACGATGATATGAAGCTGAATCTTCTAATGCGTGTATTAGTTATGCAGGTAATATAGCTGATGTACTATTCACTATTCATTGGAAAATAACTCAATGATAATTTTAGTGTAGGTTTTTTAATCAACTTCATAGACTACTATAACTAGTTACTCTGAATGAGTGTAACTGCTTCTACAACTTATCACTGTTgctcatagacctattaactatacattatagttaataggtctatgctgttAAATGACTATCATCACTGCTACTCTAAATTACTGCTACTAGTAACTGACAATTATAACTGAGTCAttttactactactacaactgaCCACTACTGTGACTGGTTACTATGACCAAGTACAATTACTATTACATGAATTAAAATAGAGGAGTCATTGAATTGGTCCTTATCTGGCTGAACTATTGGCCGAAAGTATTTTCATTGGCTGAGCTGTTGAACTGAAGCCTCTTTATTGGCTGAGCTGTTGAGTCTGGCCTTTTATTGGCTGATCATTTGAACAGGAATGTTTTCATTGGCTGAGCCATTAATCTAAAGTTTGCTATTGGTTGGGCCATTGAATCTggttataatagcagttgagtCATTTGCACTGTGAGTCAGTCTTCTTTACAGACTGATATTGATACTAATCTGGCATTTTTTAGTCAGTTGATGCTGTCAGTCTGACAACAGGAAGTGAAATGCTTGTGAACGAGACAGCAGACATCCTTGCACAAACTTTTCATGAAAGTGTAAGTAGCTATATGTAGCATATGCTTGTATCTCTTTGGATCTGTATGGTAAGGTATAAGTACAGGATAGTTTGTTGCAATTATGTACATACAAGCTGAAAAATGCTTGTGTTGTTCGTGATCCAATGCTTCTTCCTCCAACTTgaaaataaagtgaatatttataCCTACTACTTCTATTGTTTGTGATTTACATACAATATCCACAGCAATTGACTTGAAGGattatatttattgatttattggtATATTGATTTActgatttattataaaaacttttgGTTAGGTTTTTGTGATATTGACGTTTCACTTATTTGCAGCTTATGAAGCAAAAGCAGCATGCCAATTGGACAAAGTTGACCAATAGTGAGAGGCTAGGAAGGGTGATTAGAGAGGCTGACTGGGGAAGAACCCTGAAGCTATTAGCGGTGGTTGCGACTAAACAACAGGAGCTAAGTCTATCGTCAACAGAATTACAGGATATCCGTGAGATGCTTGCTCTAGTTCAATCAGGAAATGTGACTGAGGTCCACAGAACACTCACAATCCAGTTTGACAAGGTGAACTGCCGAGTGAAAATGTCTTGTAGTACATCTATCTTATAGTATTGGTTGGTCTGGGTGTGGCTTAGAGGGTCAGGTAAAGGTCATAGGTATGgcttagagatcaagtaggcgtAGCTAAAAGGTCATGTGGCTTTGGAGTGCTAAAAGAGATGACACCACAGGTTTGATGTTTGATTCATCTCTTACACATCTTTCTAACTGGAAGTCTTCCATTTTTTTCAGATTTTAACTAATGAATTATGTTTTATCACCTTTTGTAAAAACTATTACGACACAATTTGCACAATTTTACAGTATAAAAAATTTCTCTTGAGTTATTCCTTTGGCTAGCGCTATTTTAAAAGAATAGTTATTTTTCGTGAATTTCAGGTCTTTGATCAGCTTTGGAATGGAACTATATCAGCAGACATTGGTGACCTCAGAGATGATGTCTTAGAAAATATCTCTCATCAGTTGATAGAAACACACCAGGTAGCTGTAACAGTGTTGTTATCACtagctgtaaatatataatagacaattatatttattgtgAAATAGTTGATTTTTCATCCACAGAAAATGTTTCTTTATTTTTCAATGAGTTGAAGTTCTTTTCTACTTTTTGTTTGTGGTACTCTGTCTTTCGAGACCTAAAGTTAAATacaatcaaaatgttttatataattatgaatttataatttactcttttatgttttaatagacctatgatatatttattaatgtTGTTGTAGGTGATAATGAATGGCAATGAAACTGCTGCTACACCCATATTTAAACAGTTTAACAGTACCTACACCCAGCTCAGTGACCTAGAGAAGCTGGTTTACATATCGATGTCTGTGAATTACACTGAAATAGGAGAGGTAAATCCTTATGCTTTTAAATTTGTgatttattcaaaaatattgtttcatcCAATCAGTGAACCCAACACTTATATATAACCAATCAGAAGATGTGACCGATGTCCTCTAGCTGATGAGTATAGAACTGCTGTATCCAATCAGTAATCAGTTTTGTTTTTAAGGATGATGTAGATTAGCTTCTGTATATTTTCAGATTATATCTCAGCACTTGGATAACATTCTGGAAAGAACAGCAGGAGATGTACTGGACACCTTAAAAAGGAAGGATTCCATCATCCCagcttttaaagattttatttctTCTGTTAAGCGAGTGGGTTTTATCTGCTCTCATCAACTCTTTACCATCATATTTCGTGGTTGTCTAACGAGATGGGAGGCATCATTCATTTGATTTGTGGTAGAATGAATTATGTGTGTATTTAGTGGTGGAAAGTCAAGTATCGCCCATACATTTACAAAAACACAGGAAAAACTGCATTTTAATAGATTCACCGCTCTCTGAGCTTTTCACAAAAGAATTTTCACATGATAAAAAACGTTAAACTAAAAGAATACAAACTTAAATTTCCAgactataaaatttatttaaatttcgCAATTGAGTCAGATTCATATAATAGATGTATGtgatttactgtttgtatagtTACAGTGCCAGTCAGCACCTGTTTCTACATCCACTTGAAGTTTCATAATATGAAACTTCaaaatttcataatttaaacttcaaaagtttaataataataataatggtctcataaagttttagtagattttatcagaaagtatagatatttttttatcgtttgagagtttatttgatatttaaggagatctgactgccaggatggttCAAAACTAAAATCAGGAAAatttgatcacagttaaaacaatGCGACTATTGATGTTAGTTTTGTGGAGGTCGTTTGGTTTTGTTGTTTTACCTGCAATCAACTTCAGTTCACTTTAATCATGAAAGTCAGATCACCCagaataacaaacaaaatcacaatttgtagaaaaatatttataaaatatttttctgataaaaataaaCCTGATTCAAAATCAGATTTAAAACCTGATAAATAAATCAGCTTTTTAGgataaaatcttttataatTTGCGGCGACCTTTTAAAAAGTTGCTATGTTTGAGATTTTTTTAGACTTGTTTGTTAGTCAAAAAACTCAATATATTGTGGCCATAACTAGAGCTGTGCCCAAATCATCTTCCTTTGAATTCACATCAGTTAGTTTAAAGCCGatttaattcaaataaattCAACTCATGCCAAATAACATCTAACAAATCAAAGCAGCTGTCTGCTAtccaaaagtttcaaaattacTTAATAATTTGGAATTGTTtggaaatatttgacaaattaTTGAGGAAAAACTATCTAAGAATCAAAAAATCAATTGGAGATGAAAGTTAATAAAAGTGTACATGAATGATTTGATTTTTGGTTATTTATCCAAATTGTAAATCACTTGATTTCTTTTCCAAATCATATCCTAAACCATTcttgtatttatttaaattgaaccaattgaaaatgaactCAAATCTCACAAAGAGATTTGATTCAAGTATTTGAATTTGTACTTATAATTTGTACTTTGGGCACAAGTCTTACGATCACCTCTTCAAACTCACAAGAACTCCATCCTGACAAATAAagctaaaactaaaaaactagAGCTGAAAATTGATAATAAAGATGAAGTCGTAGAAAATCTCAAATCGTTAATTGTTGATCACCTTTCTTAAATCACAA
Proteins encoded in this window:
- the LOC137404792 gene encoding uncharacterized protein — protein: MAAGDVMTTVTHNPATSTSVFDAFSFNPKNMMEFLFDSLKPDYASNVKDSFVMGNVSNYLVGFIKQVFPDETAQRLVDSRLGQEVMNVIDTEMGNLFRGMNTKNATVQEMLETLMKFDMSKMVAAAATQSLWNVQSLLPTDFKIRLSEIISKLENDVSIASDLQIVIANVSGIEADDIAIQLDKALRDQTKLLKRNSSWAGESDLQKLRLLLMNFNYRTFGEDFVQSQLSKVHGLMSAGMKNLLEDFIKKLNDSQPLKMAETLPQGLLTVYDFLRDTLNMTFLPPFTSNMSFEALEFLGVFDAVEEALNKTMTQINTDKDLSSRWSDIHGVSNTERLVMVLRLVDYAAIGQGIMGNIIEIIDDDMKLNLLMRVLVMQSVDAVSLTTGSEMLVNETADILAQTFHESLMKQKQHANWTKLTNSERLGRVIREADWGRTLKLLAVVATKQQELSLSSTELQDIREMLALVQSGNVTEVHRTLTIQFDKVFDQLWNGTISADIGDLRDDVLENISHQLIETHQVIMNGNETAATPIFKQFNSTYTQLSDLEKLVYISMSVNYTEIGEIISQHLDNILERTAGDVLDTLKRKDSIIPAFKDFISSVKRLSILSTNVTNWIDNIISSPPMNKVLESIDSQMLVAYEGVSSSWTVNFSNREKLMDLLKHYDYAATGDVIILDLLARMDSMLPASANSLISDFIDKVEQKKSLFDVLKTLWTTVQKNYPIMEQLSFDVLMPVSDYLDQCVQDLSKEELELWKSTPGKLPKVYIFLRSINYTQLYEMTSSAVGMRMLVNSLLGQAAATVPDAYRKGMVGLMNVMESGNLSEAIIDTLLDRGDNYMIRCMVK